One Lutra lutra chromosome 7, mLutLut1.2, whole genome shotgun sequence DNA window includes the following coding sequences:
- the CDKN3 gene encoding cyclin-dependent kinase inhibitor 3 isoform X2, giving the protein MKPPSSLQTSEFDSSDEEPIEDEQTPIQISWLPLSRVNCSQFLGLCALPEELKSYGIQDIFVFCTRGELSKYRVPNLLDLYHQYGFITHHHPIPDGGTPDITSCCEIMEELATCLKNNRKTLIHCYGGLGRSCLVAACLLLYLSDTVSPQQAIDSLRDLRGSGAIQTIKQYNYLHEFRDKLAAHLSSRDSLSRSVSR; this is encoded by the exons CCTAGTTCATTGCAAACAAGCGAGTTTGACTCATCAGACGAAGAGCCTATTGAAGATGAACAGACTCCAATTCAGATATCATG gcTACCCCTGTCACGAGTGAATTGTTCTCAGTTTCTTGGTTTATGTGCTCTTCCAG AAGAACTAAAGAGCTATGGTATACAAGACATATTTGTTTTCTGCACCAGAGGAGAACTGTCAAAATACAGAGTCCCAAACCTTTTGGATCTCTACCATCAGTATGGATTTATCACTCATCATCATCCAATTCCAGATGGAGGGACTCCTGACATAACCAGCTGCTGTGAAATAATGGAGGAGCTTGCAACCTGCCTTAAAAATAACCGAAAAACCTTAATACA CTGTTATGGAGGACTTGGGAGATCTTGTCTTG TGGCCGCTTGTCTCCTCCTCTACCTGTCTGACACAGTTTCACCACAGCAAGCCATCGACAGCCTGAGAGACCTGCGAGGGTCTGGAGCAATACAGACGATCAAG CAATATAATTATCTTCATGAGTTTCGGGACAAACTAGCTGCACATCTATCATCAAGAGATTCATTATCAAGATCTGTATCTAgataa
- the CDKN3 gene encoding cyclin-dependent kinase inhibitor 3 isoform X1, translating into MKPPSSLQTSEFDSSDEEPIEDEQTPIQISWLPLSRVNCSQFLGLCALPGCKFKNVRRNIQKDTEELKSYGIQDIFVFCTRGELSKYRVPNLLDLYHQYGFITHHHPIPDGGTPDITSCCEIMEELATCLKNNRKTLIHCYGGLGRSCLVAACLLLYLSDTVSPQQAIDSLRDLRGSGAIQTIKQYNYLHEFRDKLAAHLSSRDSLSRSVSR; encoded by the exons CCTAGTTCATTGCAAACAAGCGAGTTTGACTCATCAGACGAAGAGCCTATTGAAGATGAACAGACTCCAATTCAGATATCATG gcTACCCCTGTCACGAGTGAATTGTTCTCAGTTTCTTGGTTTATGTGCTCTTCCAG gttgtaaatttaaaaatgttagaagaaaTATCCAAAAAGACACAG AAGAACTAAAGAGCTATGGTATACAAGACATATTTGTTTTCTGCACCAGAGGAGAACTGTCAAAATACAGAGTCCCAAACCTTTTGGATCTCTACCATCAGTATGGATTTATCACTCATCATCATCCAATTCCAGATGGAGGGACTCCTGACATAACCAGCTGCTGTGAAATAATGGAGGAGCTTGCAACCTGCCTTAAAAATAACCGAAAAACCTTAATACA CTGTTATGGAGGACTTGGGAGATCTTGTCTTG TGGCCGCTTGTCTCCTCCTCTACCTGTCTGACACAGTTTCACCACAGCAAGCCATCGACAGCCTGAGAGACCTGCGAGGGTCTGGAGCAATACAGACGATCAAG CAATATAATTATCTTCATGAGTTTCGGGACAAACTAGCTGCACATCTATCATCAAGAGATTCATTATCAAGATCTGTATCTAgataa